A window from Setaria italica strain Yugu1 chromosome VIII, Setaria_italica_v2.0, whole genome shotgun sequence encodes these proteins:
- the LOC101760096 gene encoding uncharacterized protein LOC101760096, translating to MATPDPASASTKKRSKKRKAADGEANSSKTLEPPPEADLQTPATPATASASAKKKHSKKRKATEASTDASTEAAGDASTEAAGDASTEAAGDASTEAAADASTKAAVDASLNVTVDASLTGGRTAAAPAPAVAYFPTGYDPLAAAAVAAEEDESAPNARLFRHEKHPTWVDLVVGSSGGGPDFVGRSYAGEAATPQLCEYALGVLDKASGTLRVVPIAANKILRLEPHLEVQQPAHSQHSEVASEAGSVAGNDELKVQDLTMMYGTKTDRDKDNKWRSLNEQRNDPSAYEDIDLGTSNVHTNDNQEPVIVRNIPPYDPTADTSEKAYLLDEIIPKNMRQHLLEIVDHFESGQISSKGYSSFVSNRVQKLQELQGQDKERLAWILSYIQHLLSLYERNGCMSKHHRKHRKENKANHGPGTPLAVYRNLLLIFTEPGSSSMSSEKNELLINYILVLTLFADDFRSDPKDICADLKMTRQMLKPYYDQLGCKSVSAGAFKSTFMTLPAPLNFPQDVTRRKRRR from the exons atggccacgcccgaccccgcctccgcctccaccaagAAGCGTTCCAAGAAGCGCaaggccgccgacggcgaggccaATTCCTCAAAAACCCTAGAGCCGCCACCAGAGGCGGACCTCCAAACCCCAGCCacgcccgccaccgcctccgcgtcCGCCAAGAAGAAACACTCCAAGAAACGCAAGGCCACCGAGGCCTCCACCGACGCCTCCAccgaggccgccggcgacgcctccaccgaggccgccggcgacgcctccaccgaggccgccggcgacgcctccaccgaggccgccgccgacgcctccaCCAAGGCCGCCGTCGACGCCTCCCTCAACGTCACCGTCGATGCCTCCCTCACAGGCGGCCGAACCgcagccgcccccgcccccgcggtCGCTTACTTCCCCACCGGCTACgaccccctcgccgccgccgccgtcgccgcagaGGAAGACGAGTCGGCCCCCAACGCGCGGCTCTTCCGGCACGAGAAGCACCCCACTTGGGTCGACCTCGTGGTCGGGAGCTCTGGCGGAGGCCCCGACTTCGTCGGCCGGAGCTATGCCGGTGAGGCAGCCACGCCGCAGCTCTGTGAGTACGCACTTGGAGTCCTCGATAAGGCCTCCGGTACCCTCAGGGTCGTCCCCATAGCCGCCAACAAG ATTCTGAGGCTTGAGCCACATCTTGAAGTGCAGCAGCCAGCACATTCGCAGCACTCTGAGGTGGCATCAGAAGCAGGTTCAGTTGCAGGAAATGATGAATTGAAGGTTCAAGATCTTACCATGATGTATGGAACCAAGACAGACAGGGACAAG GATAACAAGTGGAGGTCATTAAATGAACAAAGGAATGATCCTTCTGCTTATGAGGACATTGACCTTGGAACCAGTAACGTCCACACCAATGACAACCAGGAACCAGTAATTGTTCGGAACATTCCACCTTATGATCCTACAGCAGATACATCAGAAAAGGCATATCTTTTGGATGAGATTATTCCAAAGAATATGCGGCAGCACCTTTTGGAAATTGTGGACCATTTTGAATCAGGACAAATTTCTTCAAAAGGCTACTCGAGTTTTGTCTCAAATCGTGTGCAGAAGTTGCAGGAGCTTCAG GGTCAAGATAAAGAGAGGCTTGCTTGGATACTGTCCTACATCCAACATCTCCTATCTTTATATGAACGGAATGGTTGCATGTCCAAGCATCACAGGAAGCACAGAAAGGAAAACAAGGCAAACCATGGACCAGGGACCCCGCTGGCTGTATATCGCAACCTGTTGCTGATTTTTACAGAACCAGGGTCTAGTTCCATGTCATCGGAGAAAAATGAACTTCTGATTAACTACATCTTGGTCCTGACACTCTTTGCTGATGACTTCAGATCCGATCCTAAAGATATATGTGCGGACCTGAAAATGACCCGCCAGATGCTTAAACCATACTATGACCAGTTGGGATGCAAATCTGTGTCCGCAGGTGCTTTCAAGTCCACTTTCATGACGCTTCCAGCCCCTCTCAACTTTCCACAGGATGTTACAAGGAGAAAGCGACGACGGTAA
- the LOC101760502 gene encoding GRF1-interacting factor 3 — translation MQQQMPMQAPAAAAAAPPSAGITTEQIQKYLDENKQLILAILENQNLGKLAECAQYQAQLQKNLLYLAAIADAQPQPPQNPASRPQMMQPGMVPGAGHYMSQVPMFPPRTPLTPQQMQEQQQQQLQQQQAQALAFPGQMVMRPATVNGMQPMQTDPAATAASLQQSAPVPADGRGGKQDTTAGVSTEPSGTESHKSTTGADHEAGGDVAEKS, via the exons ATGCAGCAGCAGATGCCCATGCAGGCgcccgccgctgcggcggcggcgccaccgtcgGCCGGCATCACCACCGAGCAGATCCAGAAG TATTTGGATGAAAATAAGCAGCTTATTTTGGCCATCCTGGAAAATCAGAACTTAGGAAAGTTGGCTGAATGTGCTCA GTATCAAGCTCAGCTTCAGAAGAATCTCTTGTACCTGGCTGCGATTGCAGATGCCCAACCCCAACCACCACAGAACCCTGCAAGTCGCCCACAG ATGATGCAACCTGGTATGGTGCCAGGTGCAGGGCATTACATGTCCCAAGTACCAATGTTTCCTCCAAGAACACCATTAACCCCGCAACAGAtgcaagagcagcagcagcagcagctgcaacaGCAGCAAGCACAGGCTCTTGCTTTCCCCGGACAGATGGTCATGAGACCGGCTACCGTCAATGGCATGCAGCCTATGCAAACCGACCCTGCTGCCACTGCTGCCAGCCTACAGCAGTCAGCGCCTGTCCCTGCTGATGGGCGAGGAGGCAAGCAGGACACAACTGCTGGGGTGAGCACGGAGCCTTCTGGCACCGAGAGCCACAAGAGCACAACTGGAGCAGATCACGAGGCTGGTGGCGATGTGGCGGAGAAATCCTAA